Below is a window of Corynebacterium kalinowskii DNA.
GCCAGAGAACTCATGCGGATACCGGCTCAGTGCTGATTCCGGTATGCCCACCTCATCCAGCACTGTCCGTACGCGCGCGAGACGATCCGCCCGAGACACACCACGCAGCGGCTCGGACACCGAATCGGCGATCGTCATCCGCGGATCCAACGAAGAAAACGGATCCTGAAATACCATCTGGGTCCGACCCGTGACTTCGACTGAACCGGACGTTGGCTTATCCAATCCCGCAATGATCCGCAGAATCGTCGACTTTCCAGAGCCCGAGCCACCCACGATCCCCAGCCGCTGCCCCTTGCGCAGCGTGAGCGAAACTTCGGAGGCAGCCAGAGTTTCCGAAGAACCAAACAGTGAGCGGCGCTTGTACACACGACTGACATCGGTGACGCGCACGATTTCCTCGCCGGGCTCGGGACGATGCGGCGTCGCTAAGGCAACGCCCGGCTGGTAGCTCTCCTGCGCGGCCGAACGCACGGTATACAGGTGGCCATTTTCGTCGCGTGCGTCCAGATCCGAGGCCGCCAGCAACCCGCGGGTATAGGCGTGCTGCGGACGGCTAAGCATGAGATCGGTGGGGCCGTCCTCCACGATATGCCCATCCCGCATCACCAACACCCGCTCGCTGACCGTGCTCACCAACCCGAGGTCGTGCGTGATAAACAGCAAAGCCGCGCCGTGTTTTTCGGCCAGCTCAATGATGAGCTCCACGATCTGACGCTGCACCGTCACATCCAGCGCAGTGGTCGGCTCGTCACACAGCAGCAGATCCGGGCCGCCCGCCAGCGCCATCGCAATGAGCACCCGCTGGCGCTGCCCACCGGACATCTGGTGCGGGTAGCGCCGCGCCATCTCCGGTGCGAGACCGACATCTGCGAGCAGGTCAGTGGTGGCCGCCTTTGCCTCGCTTTTCGACGCCATCGAGTGCACCGTCATGACCTCGGCGATCTGCGCCCCAACCGTCATCAGGGGATTGAGCGCGGTCATCGGCTCCTGGAAGATCATGGAAATCTTGTGGCCCCGCAGCCGGGCCAGCTCTTTTTCGGAAGCGCCGAGCAGTTCACGCCCATCGAACTCGACGCTGCCCGTTGCCGTGAGGTTGCCGTCAAGCAGGCCCATAATGGCCAATGCTGTGAGGGATTTTCCGGAACCGGACTCGCCGATGAGTCCAACGCGCTCGCCGGCAGCTATTTCGAAGGACACACTGTGGAGCAATTGCGCACCGGAGGCGGTGGTGACACACAGGTTATTCACGCTGATCATAGGGATTCCACCTTTACGGATCGGCGGGACTTCGGATCGAGGAGGTCGCGCAGGCTATCGCCCAACAAGTTAAAGCCCAGCACGGTGACCGCAATAGTTGCGCCCGGCCACACCGCAAGCATTGGCGCGCTGGCCAGGGAGCTCTGGGCATTTTGCAAGAGCCTGCCCCATGATGGATCTGGCGGCGGAGTGCCTAGTCCCAGGAACGATAGGGCAGCCTCGGCGAGGATGGCGAGGGCAAACGAAACGGAGGCCTGCACGATCAGCATCCCGGCGATATTCGGCAGCACGTGGCGCAACGCGATGAGCCAGCTCGGCACGCTCGCGTCGCGGGCGGCGAGGATGAAGTCTTTGCTCATGACCTGGATCGTGCCCGTGCGGGTGATGCGGGTGAACGCTGGGATGGAAGCAACGCCGATGGCGGCCATGGCCGTGACTGTAGACGAACCCCAAATAGCGCCGGTGATGATCGCCAACAGCAGGGCTGGGAAGGCTAGCAGGACATCGGACATGCGCATCACAACGCTGTCCACCCAGCCGCGCGTCATCCCAGAGATAATGCCGAGCGGGGTGCCAATCGCCGCGCCGATACCCGTAGCAACCACGCCGACCAGCAACGCGATCTGCGAGCCGGCCATCATCTGCGAAAACACATCGCGGCCATAGCGATCCGTGCCCATCAGGTGCTTCAGGCTTGAGCCCTGCAACCGATCCGCAGGCATGGCGTGGATCGGATCGTAAGGAGTCCAGAAGAAGGAGACCAAGGCAGCGAGCACCACCGAGGAAACAATGACCAGGCCGATCTTGCCGGAAAGATTGAGTTTCATTGCGCCCTCGTTCGCGGATCGATGATCGTGTGCGCAATGTCCACGGCAAGGTTCACCAGCAGGGTAAACAGCACGAGCAGCATCACGATGGTTTGGACTGTGGTGATATCGCGGCCGACGACGGCGTCGAGAAGCATGGAGCCCAGCCCCGGGATGGCAAAGACCCGCTCGATCACCACGGCACCCACCACCAGCGAGGTCAGCTGCAGGCCCGCGACAGTGGCCACCGGTAGGGCGGCGTTGCGGAGCCCGTGTCGGCGCAGCGCTTGCAGCGTGGTCAAGCCCTTCGCACGGGCAGTGCGCAGGAAGTCGTCCTTTAAGATGTCCAGCACGGCGCTGCGCACGTAACGCGTCATGATTGCGCCTTGAACCGCGGCTAGCGCACCTGCGGGAAGAATCAGGCGGGACAGGAAACCGGTGAAGGAATATCCCGGCGGGATCCACCCATTGGCGGGGAACCAGCCGAGCCGCACCGAGAAGATGGATACCGCGAGAATCGCAGCTAGGAATGACGGGATGGCGATGCCCAGTTGCGACGCCGCAGTAATGACAACGCCGTCCCACGAACGGGCGCGCAGCGCGGCCCACGTGCCGAGCGGGATGGCGATGATGAGGGAAAGCAACATTGCGGTGAGCACCAGAATGAGCGAGACCTGCATGCGATCCCACACCAACGGGGAAATCTCTGCACCGGAGGTGAGCGACCGGCCGAAATCGCCACGGAAGATCCCGCCCATCCAGCTGAGGTACTGATTGATCAGCGGCTGATCGAGTCCCAACTGGGTACGCTTGGCCGCCACGGCCTCCGCGGTGGCTGTCACACCGAGCGCAACCTCGGCAGGATCGCCAGGAACCACCCGCAGCAGCAGGAAGACAATGATGCTAGCGATGAAGAACGTGGTGAGGTAGCGCACCGCGAAGCGAGCGAGTCTCAAGGTCATGGTTGCTTCCCCAATCCTGCGAGGGCGATGCCGTCAGTTCGCACGTCTGGTTCTATGCCGGTGATGCCCTGTCGCGCGACAACAATGTTCGGGAAGTTGAACAGAGTATCGGCTGCGGCGTTGGCCATGATGTTGTCTACGGCCTGGTTCATGAGCTGTGGATACTCTTCGGCGGAACCTGTGTCAGCGCGAGCAAAGAGCTCTGCAGTGGCCGGATCGTCAAAGCCTAAGTAATAGCCCTTGCTGAACAAGGTGGTCAGATCGCGCGGTTCGACGTGGGCGATCAGAGACATGTCGTAATCCTTGCCCTTCAGCACCTGAGACAGCCAGACCGCGGGGAATTCCACCGACTGGATGGTCACATCCAAACCGATATCCTTCAATTGGGACACCACCAGCTCAGAAATCGCCGAAGCATAGGGCAGCGATGGCACGGTAAACACCAC
It encodes the following:
- a CDS encoding dipeptide ABC transporter ATP-binding protein, which produces MISVNNLCVTTASGAQLLHSVSFEIAAGERVGLIGESGSGKSLTALAIMGLLDGNLTATGSVEFDGRELLGASEKELARLRGHKISMIFQEPMTALNPLMTVGAQIAEVMTVHSMASKSEAKAATTDLLADVGLAPEMARRYPHQMSGGQRQRVLIAMALAGGPDLLLCDEPTTALDVTVQRQIVELIIELAEKHGAALLFITHDLGLVSTVSERVLVMRDGHIVEDGPTDLMLSRPQHAYTRGLLAASDLDARDENGHLYTVRSAAQESYQPGVALATPHRPEPGEEIVRVTDVSRVYKRRSLFGSSETLAASEVSLTLRKGQRLGIVGGSGSGKSTILRIIAGLDKPTSGSVEVTGRTQMVFQDPFSSLDPRMTIADSVSEPLRGVSRADRLARVRTVLDEVGIPESALSRYPHEFSGGQRQRISIARAITVRPDILLADEPVSALDVSVRAMVLNILEDLVGAHGMSLIFVSHDLSVVRQVCSDVVVMNQGRVIERGPVEQVYGNPQEEYTRTLLAAIPRLAFVDGR
- a CDS encoding ABC transporter permease; the encoded protein is MKLNLSGKIGLVIVSSVVLAALVSFFWTPYDPIHAMPADRLQGSSLKHLMGTDRYGRDVFSQMMAGSQIALLVGVVATGIGAAIGTPLGIISGMTRGWVDSVVMRMSDVLLAFPALLLAIITGAIWGSSTVTAMAAIGVASIPAFTRITRTGTIQVMSKDFILAARDASVPSWLIALRHVLPNIAGMLIVQASVSFALAILAEAALSFLGLGTPPPDPSWGRLLQNAQSSLASAPMLAVWPGATIAVTVLGFNLLGDSLRDLLDPKSRRSVKVESL
- a CDS encoding ABC transporter permease: MTLRLARFAVRYLTTFFIASIIVFLLLRVVPGDPAEVALGVTATAEAVAAKRTQLGLDQPLINQYLSWMGGIFRGDFGRSLTSGAEISPLVWDRMQVSLILVLTAMLLSLIIAIPLGTWAALRARSWDGVVITAASQLGIAIPSFLAAILAVSIFSVRLGWFPANGWIPPGYSFTGFLSRLILPAGALAAVQGAIMTRYVRSAVLDILKDDFLRTARAKGLTTLQALRRHGLRNAALPVATVAGLQLTSLVVGAVVIERVFAIPGLGSMLLDAVVGRDITTVQTIVMLLVLFTLLVNLAVDIAHTIIDPRTRAQ